In Hoeflea ulvae, one genomic interval encodes:
- a CDS encoding universal stress protein — translation MQHNSSAANGCETPRVLVCIDLAKETQGIISPAKTIARALNADLAFVHVIKAQRHAANGAPIDPVEWEIMRREAKAHMERFASEHADGKEALATHLLEGNCTEQIGKVMASRAQDIAVLGRQQDEAGARLGQTAREMLESGSNSLFLVPFGVESRPDFSRILVPLDCSRRSERILPLVEKIARSENAEIVLVHAVPEPVLTDAGPGEPSDKELISRFNARNERVARKYLEHLCERICADGVRVRSLVLCGGDVRRQLAAAVVEQGTDLLVLASHGHSGFDDVPFGDVANYLIKNSDIPTMVIRFSGNAAETHAFAQARSKGIRSPGTLAQ, via the coding sequence ATGCAGCACAATTCCTCAGCCGCCAATGGATGCGAGACGCCGCGCGTCCTGGTGTGCATTGATCTTGCGAAGGAAACGCAGGGAATCATTTCGCCTGCCAAGACGATCGCCAGGGCGCTCAATGCGGACCTCGCCTTTGTCCACGTCATCAAGGCGCAGCGCCACGCCGCGAACGGGGCCCCGATCGATCCGGTCGAGTGGGAGATCATGCGCCGTGAGGCCAAGGCGCATATGGAGCGGTTCGCCTCCGAGCACGCGGACGGTAAGGAAGCGCTTGCAACACACCTGCTCGAAGGAAACTGCACCGAACAGATCGGCAAGGTGATGGCGAGCCGGGCGCAGGATATTGCTGTGCTCGGACGCCAGCAGGACGAAGCCGGCGCGCGTCTTGGCCAGACGGCGCGGGAGATGCTCGAGAGCGGCAGCAATTCGCTTTTCCTGGTGCCGTTCGGGGTCGAGTCACGACCAGATTTCTCCCGGATCCTGGTGCCGCTGGATTGCTCACGGCGATCGGAGCGCATCCTGCCGCTGGTCGAAAAGATCGCCCGGTCGGAAAATGCCGAGATCGTGCTGGTTCATGCGGTGCCCGAGCCGGTTCTCACCGATGCCGGGCCTGGCGAGCCCAGTGACAAGGAGCTGATTTCCCGGTTCAACGCGCGCAATGAACGTGTCGCCAGGAAATATCTTGAGCATTTGTGTGAACGCATTTGCGCGGACGGCGTGCGTGTCAGGAGCCTGGTGCTCTGCGGCGGTGATGTCCGCCGTCAACTGGCTGCTGCAGTCGTGGAGCAGGGGACAGACCTTCTGGTTCTGGCCTCCCATGGCCATAGCGGTTTTGACGATGTGCCGTTCGGGGATGTCGCCAACTACCTGATCAAAAACTCCGACATTCCGACCATGGTCATCCGGTTTTCCGGAAATGCCGCTGAAACACATGCCTTCGCGCAAGCCCGATCGAAAGGCATCCGTAGTCCGGGAACGCTGGCGCAATGA